From Candidatus Nanohalococcus occultus:
ATGGAAGGCAGTGTCAGCGACGAAGTTCTCAGTAAATTAAATACCTGGGTCAGGTGCCGTAGCCCGTCTCGCCACGAGGTAAAGGTCCCTGGCGATATGATGTACAAGTTCGTCGAGGAAATGCGGAAAAGAGTCGATAAAGGCTTGAGAGATTCGGAGAAAGCACTTCACAAGCTCGATGAGATGGAAGAAGAGCCTGAACACGAGTACTACGATCAGGTCGATGTAGCAGTCTCCGATCTACGTGATGATTACAAACAGACCATGAGAAAGGGCATAGTTGATTCAAAGGAGGATCTGGATCTACTTTTACTTGCCAAAGAACTTGATGGGACTCTGGTCTCCGAAGACCGCGGGGTTTTGAACTGGGCCGATGAGTTCGGAATAACTCACTTGGAGGGCAACAAGCTCGCAGACGTACTGGAAGAAAGGCTTTAACTGTTCGAAAGCATTCGAACAGCTCATAAGTGTTTAAAACAAGGCGGTGTGAATAATCCTGTATGAGAGTTCTCGAGAAAACTGCTTTAATCGTTCTATCAGCTGTTTTACTTTCTTCTATGGCGCTGGCGTATTCCAACACTGACGATCTCAAGGTCTATAAGGGGGAGAAAGCCGATCTAGGCAACTACAGTTTCAGTTATATTGATGTGCCGGATCGAAGACTTGAGATTTCCGAGGAAAGACAGGATTCTCGTTTCATACTTGAACAGGCTACTTTCGACGAGCTTTACGGTCAGGGAGAGCGGATGTTCGATTTCCCGACTGAAAACTTATGGGTCAGGTTTAATGGGCTTGGATGGTCTGATAGAGGAAGCTACATGAACTTAACTGTTAGCTCCGATGAAGATATTTTCTCTGATGCGAAGTTGACTGCGGATGTGCCTCGAAGAGTTATTGCCGCCCGAGGCGATGAGATATCGGTTCCGTTAACCCTTGAAAACAGTGGAACTCAGAACAAAACATACAATTTGTCCGTAAATGATCTTGAGGGTATTCTCGTAACTTACAATTATCAGGGGTTTAACGTTTCAAGTATTGAGGTTCCGGCAGGTGAAAAATTCGATATTACAGCCACTATAGAGGTACTTGAGTCGGCTAAAGCACAGAGAACTGGTATTGTCTTCAGAGGAGAATCTTCCCGTAATGTCACTGAGGAGATCAATTTAGAGGTTAGAGGCGCGGAGAAAACCAGGCAGCTGGACTTCGAGATAAGTGAAAACTATATTACGACCTGGCCGGGCAAACAGGCCAGTTTAAACGTTGAGTTCAGGAACCGCGGTCAGGCGCCGATCACCAACCTGGAGACGGATATACAGGCACCTGAAAACTGGGAGGTCGAATCCAGAGGTCTTGAGAGACCTAAAGATGTACTAGCACAGTACGATCGGTATAGCGACTATTATACTGTAAAGGTTCCGGGCAACGTTGAGGCAGGTGACTACTACATAACGGTTGATCCAAGCTCCGATAACCTGGATATCGAAGCTAAGGAGATCCGCGTACATGTCAGGACGAAAAGCGGTCTTAGTTACATCGGTGTGGGGCTGATCTTTGTAAGCCTGCTTGGGATGGGAGGGACGTACTGGAAACTCGGGAGGAGGTAAAAAATGGCTTCTTTGAAGATTGAAGGTCTGGAAAAAAGCTATGGCAGTTTCAAGGTTCTGAAAGGTATTAATCTCGAGGTAAAGGAAGGGGAGGTCTACGGTCTTCTCGGTCCGAACGGAGCCGGTAAAACCACGTTGTTCCGGACTATTATCGGACTCTTGAATCAGGACTCTGGAGAGGTCACGTTGGAAGGCATAGAGGACTCGAAAGACCTCAGGCAGGAACTAGGATATTTGCCATCTGATATTAACTTCTATGAATCGATGGATGCTAGAGAAAACCTCAGATTTTTCTCTACACTTGTAAAGCAAGATCCGGATATCGAAGAACTGATTGAACTTGTAGGACTGAAGGATGCAGCAGACAAAAAAGTAGGAGGATACTCTACAGGCATGAAAAAACGGTTAGGGATCGCACAGTCCTTGATAAAGGATCCAAGCGTGATTATTTACGATGAGCCGACAACAGGACTTGATCCAGAGGGAAAAAAGAGTTTTAGAGAGCTTATACAGCGAATTAACCAGCAGAAAAACAAGACAATTATTCTCTCGTCCCACGTTACAAAAGAGATCGGCCCGCTATGCGACCGGTTCGGCGTGCTGAACGATGGCGTTATAAAGGCCGCAGGCACTCGTAAAGAGCTTGGTGAACACGCAGAAGACGGATTAGTGGTTGAAGTTAAAACAACGGATATTGAAGCTCTTGAAAACGTCTTACAGGACTTCGACTATGAGATCGAGAAAGGTTATGCGAAGGTCTCCTTGAAGGATCGTCCGCGCAGACAGCTTTTAGAGAGAATCCTGGACGAAGATCTTGAGATCGAGCGGTTTGAGATCAGCGGTCAAACACTCGAAGACGCGTACATGAGGCTGACCTCCTGATGGGTTCTAAGTGGGACATAGCATCTCAGGAGGTATCTAACTATTTTTCAAGCCGCAAGTTTCTGCTTGTGCTAGGCATATTCACAATTTTCTGTCTTGGATCTGTTTACGTAGGTTACGATAACTATCAGTCGAGTTTAGAGCGTTTTGCCTCGGGCAATACTTACGGTGAAGCTCCAAGCCCTCCTGAACTTATAGAAGTTTTTACTCCGCTGATCAGCTTTAATTTCCCTTTAGCTGCTGGGTTGCTCGCAATTATTTTGAGTTATGATGCGATATCCGGTGAAAGAGAAAAAGGAACCTTCGAGTTACTTCTATCTTATCCAGTTTACCGTGATGAGGTTATAAACGGTAAGTTCATCGCTTCGGGCTTTATGGTCGCGCTGTGCCTACTTTTCTCACTGATGGCTTCTTCAGGTCTTGCTATATACTTAACATCGAAGATTCCTGGTGTTTCTGATATCATACGTCTGGGTCTTGTATGGGTAGGTACATCGACTTACATGTTTTTCTTCCTAGGACTTGGAGTTCTTACATCGACTGCTTTGAAGACTAGCTGGAGGTCTTTGATCGCCTCTGCTTTCATACTGCTTGTTTTCGTAGCTATGCCGCTCTTAAGCAATTTGGTCGCGGGTTTTGTGGTAGATAGCGGGCCGGAGGCTGAGAACGTATATGAGAGAAGGCAGGTTTTCTCTGAGTCGGTATCGAAGTATTCGCCGTCTGTGGCTTATACAGAGTACTCGAAGAAAGTTATGGCTATGGAGACGGAGAACTCGACTTTGAGAGAGAGTTTTAACTCATCGGTCGGTAACTTGATCTATCTTCTCGGAGTAACTATGGTTTCGTTTATGCTCTCGTATCTGTTTTTCATGAGGCAGGATATCTAGGAGTCGTCCGTTCCCTCAGGGTGCTTGCCGATGAATTTCTCGATGTCTTCAATCGCTGGCTCTTTTTTCAGGTATCCGTAGCCGGGCTGGTCGATAGTTAACGTGATGTTATCGCCAAGAACTTTGTAGTTTCCTGTTTCAGCTTCGATGATGCGTATAACTGCTTCTGTCTTTGAATGGTGCCATCGGTCTCCGTCTCTGATCCATTCGCCGACTTTCCGCAGATTTTCCACGAGACTTGAGTACTGTTTTCTCTCGTTTTTCGATGTCAGGACTACATCGTCTTGCTCGTAGAGCAGGTACTGGCCGCCGTTCGGTCCTTGAACCCAGATGCCGTTGTCGGTCTTTTCCTTTACCGTCAGAGGGGTTTTCTTATCGTTGTAGAGGATTTTTTCACCTTCCTCGAGATCTTCCAGTTCCACGGTACATGGGTCTTCTGGAAGAGTTAAATCTCTTTTTTAGATCAGGTTGTCGGCGGTCGCAGCGCCGATAACTGAGAAAACGGATATGATTGAGACTGTTTTCAGAATCTCGGCTGTTGATGCGCCAAAGGTCTGGGCTGTGGCTGTAAGAGTTAAAACCAGTAGTACTGAGCCGAAGCTTACGGCCATAAGTGAGATGTAACGCAGTGTTACTCCGAAAACTTTTCTCTCGGTTTCAAAATCTCTATCCTGCTTTGCTACGTAAAGTATTCCGTGACCTAAAAGCAGTGTGACCGCTATGCTTGCTAAAGATTGCTGTGTGGAGGTGTTGGATGCGATAGTCCATACTTCTTCCGTGAAGATGAAAGGAGCTGAAAGCAGGGCGCTTCCCACTATCTGCTGGAAGAAATCGTCTCCTCCGAAAGGATACTTTGAGGACGCTTCCTGTACCAGTTCGCGGATCACGGTAGCTCAAGATTTATCTCTTTAGTTTATAAGCTGACGGCCCTTCGAAGGGTTTGATAAATCTGGCATGTTCCTCTGATAATATGAATTACAAGCGAAAACTTGCCAAGCTGAACAACAAGTATATTTGGTTCTTTATCTCGACGGCGATCATAGCAGGCATAATCTACTTCTCTGATTTCTCCCAGTTCGTGGACTCGATTCAGAACGCAGACCTTATGCTCTTAGTCCCTGCTTTCATCCTCGGGCTTGCCGTGTTCCCGGTCTGGAGCTATGTCTGGTACCGCATATTCCATAAGATGGGTATCGGCACCAGTTACACTACTGCGCTCGAAGTCTTCATGTCCGGGTTCTTCATGAACTCGGTTACTCCGCTCGGACAGTTCGGAGGAGAGCCTGTAATGGCATACATAGTCAAGGACTCACAGGACGTCGAGTACAAGAAAGCTATCTCCAGTGTATTCTCCGCAGATGTAATCAACACTGTTCCTGTACTCACCTTCGGGATCGGAGGAGCTATCTACGCGTTTTTCTTCCGTTCCGTGAGGCAGATGATGTTACAAGGACTTTACATCGCGTTAATAGTTGTAGCTATCGGCGGGCCGCTAATGTACCTTCTATGGTTCGAATCTGACAAGCTCAAGGATGTTCTGAGAGTCATACTTGACAAGCTGAAGGTTTTCGGCCTTGACCAGGTCAGGATAGATTCGTTAATGGAAAACGTCGATGACACACTCGCCTCCTTCCAGATAATCGGCGAGGACCCGGCATACCTTTTCAAGACGGGCTTGGTCGCACATTTCGGATTTGTAATCCAGGTCTTCTGTCTTTACTTCGTACTCTGGTCTCTCGGCCACCAGCCAGATATCACTCCGCTTTACTTTATAATCGCTTTCAGCGGACTGGCTAACTTCTCACCGACTCCTGGAGGTTCAGGAACCTTTGAAGCCGCTATGGCGGGCTTGGTCTCGCTATTCTTACCTGTCTCGTTCGCAACCGGGATTTCAGCAGCTATAATTTACAGGATGACGACCTACTGGCCGGGACTGATCATCGGTTACTTCACACTCAACAGGGTAAACGGCGGAAAATGAGCTACGTATACTTACTTGCCGGAGAGGACCTGGAGCTGGCAAAAGCCGACCTCCAAGGATTCCTGAGATCGCAGAAAATAGAGGAAACCTCTGACGTGGTTTCAAGACTTGCTTCCACAGAAACCGAGCCAGAGCAGCTCAAAAGACTCGGTCTAACCCATGAAGTCTCAAAAATACTCTACAGAGGCAAAAAGGAAAGTATAGACTTTGATTACCGACCTCAACACTCTTATGCGGTCAGAGCCGAGAATATAGACGCAGAGATTGAAGGAGCAGAATCTGAGATAGGAGAGTATCTTTCCACTGAAGAAAACTCTGTGGATCTCGAGAACCCGGTTGAAACCATCAAAATCTACGTCTTGGAAGATGAGATAGTTGTTGGAAAAGTTATAGAGGATATAGATCGTTCGCTTTTCCAGGAAAGAACTAATGATAACAGAGAGTTTTCCTCCCCGGTCTCGTTAGATCCTGTACTTGCCAGAGTACTTGTAAATCTCTCCGAGGCGCCTCCTGGCAGCCATGTAATCGATCCGTTCTGTGGAACCGGCGGCATACTGATCGAGGCCGGTCTATGCGGAATAGGAGTTCATGGGAGCGACATACAGAAAGAGATGGTCAAAGGCACGAGAAAGAACCTCGAAGAGTATGGAATAATTGTTCACGACATCAAAGAGTGTGCGATCGATGAGGTCAGTGAAGAGTTCGGAACAAAGTTCGATGCTTTGGTGACTGATCTGCCATACGGTCAGTCCTCGAAGTCGGAAAACCGCCCGATTCAGAACTTCCTTCAATCAATGGATGAGATAGCTGATACCAAGGTCTTCATGTACAACGAACCCGAACTGGCCGGATATGAGGCCAGCTTCGAGGTCTACGTTCACAAGAACCTGACTCGTTATATCTATGTGCTAGATTGAGTTCTGAATCTTTCCTTCGATCATCCAGTTTTCCGCATTTCTGGCTTTCTCACATAACTCGTTGAACTGCTGGAAATCCGTCTTGCCGTCTTCACTGTGGTTCTCAGGGACTCCTTCGTATACACCGAGTTCTGCTTTTTCAACGTCATAGCCTCGTTCAGATAGTTCTCTTGTTATCGCAGCAGGATTCAGGCTGAATTTATCAAAAATAGGTGAGTAAAGACCTTCGTTTTCGTCCTGGTCTATTATGACATGATAGTCTCTACTTTCAGGAGACGGGTTATCGTTTGGCAGGGTCTGTAGCCAAGGCGAGTGTGTTACGATGAAACGTCCGTTTTCACCGACCTCTTCAGCTGAAAGCGTGTCCTTCAGGTGTTTCCATATCTGGAATTTTTCTCCAGACGTCTCGTCGGACTCGGCTAGGTTTTCCTCGCCGTATCCTCCGAGAGTTTCCCGCGGGTTCCTCCCGTAATCGGCTTTGTCGCTTCTATAATCGTCTTGAGTAGTCATCTGTTTGTCCGGGCTTGGAACTCCTGCCCACGCACAAACCTCGTTAACTCCGCTGCTTTCACTGGGTTGAGTTCTGGAATCGTCCCAAGAATTGCGATGTAGTACCACTATGATTGACAAGTAACAACTATAATTCATATACTTTTCCCTATACGTTTTCTGAGCTGTTTTTCTAACCGCCGGGTTGCTTAAATCTTCAGCTGACAAGCTTTGTTTATGGATGTCTGGACAGTAGGAACCTCAAGTGCGGTGCCGACAAGAGACCGCGGACTAGCATGTAACATGGTAAACTTCGATGGGGAAAGAATACTATTCGACTGCGGTGAAGGAGCGCAGAGAAGCATAATGGAAAACAAGCTCGGGCTTATGAAAATCAGCAAGATCTTCATCTCCCACTGGCATGCCGATCACTTTTCCGGACTCCTAGGCTTAATCCAGACAATGGAGATGGAAGGCCGGGAACATCCGCTTTATATCTACGGGCCGCCACGGACAGAAGAGTTTACGGAAAAAATACTTGATACAGGATACTTCAACCGCAGCTACGATATCTTCGTCGAAGATCTTATCGAAGGAGATGTAATTGCGGGCCAGGGATACGAAGTACGGCCGTTCGAGGTTGAACACGGCATAAACGCGTTTGGATTCGTCTTCGAAGAACAGAAACACCGAAAGGCCAATAAGGAGAAGATGAAACAGCTCGGACTCGAATCATCTCCGAAGATAGGAGATTTGAAACAGGGAGAGACCATAGAGTACGAAGGAAAGACCATCGAGCCGGAGGAAGTGATCGAGGAGGTCTCAGGTCGCAAGGTCGTATACTCCGGAGATACTCAAAAATGCGATAAAATGATCGAAAACGCGGCAAACGCCGATCTCTTGATCCATGAAGCGACCTGTCTACACGAGATTATCGAGGATCGTCATGGCCACACTTCGGCAAGACAGGCCGCAGAGATAGCCAAGGAAGCCGGTGTAAAACAGCTAGCTATGACCCATCTCTCCAGAAGATACCTTGGACAGGAAGATGAACTTGAGAAAGAAGCAAAGCAGGTCTTCGAGAACTCAGTTCTAGCCGATGACGGGATGCGTTTCGAGATAAGCCCGCATAGACCGGAATAAACCCTATTCTGGACGTGAGCGGTTGTCTTCCGTCAGCTTCCGGTCCTCGCTCGGGACGACTTCGATATCGGCGTCTTCGAAATCATGTTTGATATCTGTAAAACGATCCATGAAAACGGCTAAGGCAGCTATCTCGCTGTGAGGCTGGTGGCCGATGCCTACGTTGTAATCAACGTTTGTATAGACCTTTCTCGGGACTTTTTCCGCTCCGACAACGACCAGTATGTCCTCGTCGAACTCGGCGTCTATATCATCTATCTTTTCCTCGATCGGTTCGCCGTACATAGTCAAGTGGACTTTGAGACCGTCGAACTCCTTGATCACGTTCCCGAAATCTTTACGGTAGGACACCTTGAACTCTCCGCCCCAGCGATCTGCGATATCTCGGACGCTTTCCATCATCTTCGAGTCTTTCTCACCGCTGTATACGATCTCTTCGGCACCCCACTGTCTGGCTGTCAAGGCCACGTGGGTTGAAATCCTATCATCTCGTCCGGCACGATGACCGATCCTAAGTATCTTAATCACAACTCAAGATTCTTCCGCAAATCTTAAACGTCCAGACCTGGCTAGGAGTCTTCACCGACATTATTTTAACTATCGGTTCTCGAATCTGGAATATGAGAGAACAGCTTGACGACTGGTTCCAGGATCTGAAGTCTGTCTTAACAGGTCCTTCAGAGTTCTTCGAACAGCTCGAAGACTACAGTCTGGGACAGTCCGCTAAGTTCGCAGGTTTGATGGGCGCGCTGATCGGAGGCCTAATCGGTCTTGTGGTAATTCTCTTCGGAGTCGTAAGTCCGGGAGCCACAGGAACTTCGGCAGTCACCAGCGTAGTCATCGGATTACTGATGCCCGTACTTCTCGGGGTTTTCTACATCCTAAACGCATTTATCTCAGGAGCGCTTATGCATGTAGTAGCATACGCCCTTGGAATGAGAGATGTAGAAAAGACTGTTTCCGCATTCACTTATTCGCTCTCAATCACAGTCATCAGCTGGATCCCGCTGATCAACTTCCTAGCCGCTATATACTCGCTTTACATCCAGTACGTAGGAATCAAGAAGCTACACGATACAACGCCTTTCAGAGCGTTTATAGTAGCGATTTCACTTCCTGTAGCTGGAATGTTGCTTTATATAGCGCTTCTGGTTATGGTTCTGGCTGGTTCGACGGCTCCGGCTACAGTTCCAGCCCAGTAAACCTCGACCTTTCCTTCTTTTTTCTTTCTTACCGAATCCGAAGCTTGATTTCAGAGACTTCTGGTGTTCGCGCCAACAGCTATTCAAAGTTACTTCTGAAAAACTAGGATATGATTGAAGTAGAGCTTCCAGACGGCTCCAAACTAGAAATGGAGGAAAACTCAACAGTAGAAGATG
This genomic window contains:
- a CDS encoding RNA ligase partner protein, with the translated sequence MDKEKFVVDTSAFMTEDARENNESMAEAVERILDTLKRAEQEKGFKFYMPDSTFEELEKIMEGSVSDEVLSKLNTWVRCRSPSRHEVKVPGDMMYKFVEEMRKRVDKGLRDSEKALHKLDEMEEEPEHEYYDQVDVAVSDLRDDYKQTMRKGIVDSKEDLDLLLLAKELDGTLVSEDRGVLNWADEFGITHLEGNKLADVLEERL
- a CDS encoding NEW3 domain-containing protein; this translates as MRVLEKTALIVLSAVLLSSMALAYSNTDDLKVYKGEKADLGNYSFSYIDVPDRRLEISEERQDSRFILEQATFDELYGQGERMFDFPTENLWVRFNGLGWSDRGSYMNLTVSSDEDIFSDAKLTADVPRRVIAARGDEISVPLTLENSGTQNKTYNLSVNDLEGILVTYNYQGFNVSSIEVPAGEKFDITATIEVLESAKAQRTGIVFRGESSRNVTEEINLEVRGAEKTRQLDFEISENYITTWPGKQASLNVEFRNRGQAPITNLETDIQAPENWEVESRGLERPKDVLAQYDRYSDYYTVKVPGNVEAGDYYITVDPSSDNLDIEAKEIRVHVRTKSGLSYIGVGLIFVSLLGMGGTYWKLGRR
- a CDS encoding ABC transporter ATP-binding protein, coding for MASLKIEGLEKSYGSFKVLKGINLEVKEGEVYGLLGPNGAGKTTLFRTIIGLLNQDSGEVTLEGIEDSKDLRQELGYLPSDINFYESMDARENLRFFSTLVKQDPDIEELIELVGLKDAADKKVGGYSTGMKKRLGIAQSLIKDPSVIIYDEPTTGLDPEGKKSFRELIQRINQQKNKTIILSSHVTKEIGPLCDRFGVLNDGVIKAAGTRKELGEHAEDGLVVEVKTTDIEALENVLQDFDYEIEKGYAKVSLKDRPRRQLLERILDEDLEIERFEISGQTLEDAYMRLTS
- a CDS encoding ABC transporter permease is translated as MGSKWDIASQEVSNYFSSRKFLLVLGIFTIFCLGSVYVGYDNYQSSLERFASGNTYGEAPSPPELIEVFTPLISFNFPLAAGLLAIILSYDAISGEREKGTFELLLSYPVYRDEVINGKFIASGFMVALCLLFSLMASSGLAIYLTSKIPGVSDIIRLGLVWVGTSTYMFFFLGLGVLTSTALKTSWRSLIASAFILLVFVAMPLLSNLVAGFVVDSGPEAENVYERRQVFSESVSKYSPSVAYTEYSKKVMAMETENSTLRESFNSSVGNLIYLLGVTMVSFMLSYLFFMRQDI
- a CDS encoding DUF2391 family protein is translated as MIRELVQEASSKYPFGGDDFFQQIVGSALLSAPFIFTEEVWTIASNTSTQQSLASIAVTLLLGHGILYVAKQDRDFETERKVFGVTLRYISLMAVSFGSVLLVLTLTATAQTFGASTAEILKTVSIISVFSVIGAATADNLI
- a CDS encoding lysylphosphatidylglycerol synthase transmembrane domain-containing protein, with amino-acid sequence MNYKRKLAKLNNKYIWFFISTAIIAGIIYFSDFSQFVDSIQNADLMLLVPAFILGLAVFPVWSYVWYRIFHKMGIGTSYTTALEVFMSGFFMNSVTPLGQFGGEPVMAYIVKDSQDVEYKKAISSVFSADVINTVPVLTFGIGGAIYAFFFRSVRQMMLQGLYIALIVVAIGGPLMYLLWFESDKLKDVLRVILDKLKVFGLDQVRIDSLMENVDDTLASFQIIGEDPAYLFKTGLVAHFGFVIQVFCLYFVLWSLGHQPDITPLYFIIAFSGLANFSPTPGGSGTFEAAMAGLVSLFLPVSFATGISAAIIYRMTTYWPGLIIGYFTLNRVNGGK
- a CDS encoding methyltransferase domain-containing protein, encoding MSYVYLLAGEDLELAKADLQGFLRSQKIEETSDVVSRLASTETEPEQLKRLGLTHEVSKILYRGKKESIDFDYRPQHSYAVRAENIDAEIEGAESEIGEYLSTEENSVDLENPVETIKIYVLEDEIVVGKVIEDIDRSLFQERTNDNREFSSPVSLDPVLARVLVNLSEAPPGSHVIDPFCGTGGILIEAGLCGIGVHGSDIQKEMVKGTRKNLEEYGIIVHDIKECAIDEVSEEFGTKFDALVTDLPYGQSSKSENRPIQNFLQSMDEIADTKVFMYNEPELAGYEASFEVYVHKNLTRYIYVLD
- the rnz gene encoding ribonuclease Z; its protein translation is MDVWTVGTSSAVPTRDRGLACNMVNFDGERILFDCGEGAQRSIMENKLGLMKISKIFISHWHADHFSGLLGLIQTMEMEGREHPLYIYGPPRTEEFTEKILDTGYFNRSYDIFVEDLIEGDVIAGQGYEVRPFEVEHGINAFGFVFEEQKHRKANKEKMKQLGLESSPKIGDLKQGETIEYEGKTIEPEEVIEEVSGRKVVYSGDTQKCDKMIENAANADLLIHEATCLHEIIEDRHGHTSARQAAEIAKEAGVKQLAMTHLSRRYLGQEDELEKEAKQVFENSVLADDGMRFEISPHRPE
- a CDS encoding tRNA (cytidine(56)-2'-O)-methyltransferase (catalyzes the S-adenosyl-methionine-dependent 2'-O-ribose methylation of C56 in tRNA transcripts), with product MIKILRIGHRAGRDDRISTHVALTARQWGAEEIVYSGEKDSKMMESVRDIADRWGGEFKVSYRKDFGNVIKEFDGLKVHLTMYGEPIEEKIDDIDAEFDEDILVVVGAEKVPRKVYTNVDYNVGIGHQPHSEIAALAVFMDRFTDIKHDFEDADIEVVPSEDRKLTEDNRSRPE
- a CDS encoding YIP1 family protein; this encodes MREQLDDWFQDLKSVLTGPSEFFEQLEDYSLGQSAKFAGLMGALIGGLIGLVVILFGVVSPGATGTSAVTSVVIGLLMPVLLGVFYILNAFISGALMHVVAYALGMRDVEKTVSAFTYSLSITVISWIPLINFLAAIYSLYIQYVGIKKLHDTTPFRAFIVAISLPVAGMLLYIALLVMVLAGSTAPATVPAQ